One part of the Lotus japonicus ecotype B-129 chromosome 2, LjGifu_v1.2 genome encodes these proteins:
- the LOC130737342 gene encoding uncharacterized protein LOC130737342 yields MVEGRRRPRKESTATFFFTHFPDNFDERRMWKVFERWGRVVDIYIPRKRTKEEKRFGFVRMVGIADPEYLARQIDQMFIGNMKLYVNVPRFAKEGDKGRRSAFDDRRENKQ; encoded by the coding sequence ATGGTGGAAGGACGTAGGAGACCAAGAAAGGAGTCCACTGCAACTTTCTTCTTCACTCACTTCCCAGATAACTTTGATGAGAGAAGAATGTGGAAGGTGTTTGAGAGATGGGGAAGAGTAGTGGATATATACATCCCTAGGAAGAGAACAAAGGAAGAGAAGAGGTTTGGCTTTGTAAGGATGGTGGGAATCGCAGACCCGGAATACTTGGCCAGGCAAATCGATCAAATGTTCATTGGAAATATGAAACTATATGTCAATGTCCCTAGATTTGCGAAGGAAGGTGATAAGGGCAGGAGATCCGCTTTCGATGATCGCAGGGAAAACAAGCAGTGA